In Solanum lycopersicum chromosome 3, SLM_r2.1, the genomic stretch tgggcttagcttaccccttttaccaaaccgcatcacccctttcatgggtgaaaccttcagcaggcttgctcaccctccataaactccaagtctctaaccttgcgatccgcatattccttttgcttactttgcgccgctagaagcttttcttgaatagatttcactttatctaacgattccctcagaaggtcagtaccccaaggtctaacctcaaatgcatcaaaccacccaatgggagacctacatcttctcccatacaatgcctcgaatggggccatatcaatacttgagtgatagctattgttgtatgagaactctgctaagggtaagaagttatcccaatgaccaccaaagtctatcacacatgcacgaagcatatcctccaacacttgaatcgttcgctcagactgaccatcggtctgaggatggaacgcagtactaaggtccaacctagtacccaattccgcatgcaatgttttccaaaacttagaagtaaactgcgtacctctatatgatataatggaaagtggaactccatgcaatcgcacAACTTCCgaaatgtaaagtttggctaacttctctgcattgtaagtcaccttgaccgggatgaagtgagtcaaacttccccaatgtctttggaagaccaaccacgaagtccattgcaattctctcccacttccattcaggaatgggcattctctgaagtgttcctccgggcctctggtgttcatactttacttgctgacaatttgtaCATTTGGCAatgaaatcaacaatgtcgcgcttcattctactccaccaaaagtgttgctttaggtcacggtacatcttggttgaaccaggatgtatagaatatccggaactatgagcctctgtgagaatagtgtggatcaaatcatcaacacggggcacacatacccttcccttaattctcaaaacaccttcttcATCCATTATTgattctttagcctctcctcgcaacaccatatcccgaattcggcttaatTTCTCATcgtcaaactgttttcccttgatcttgtcaagaaaagaagatctcgcctccacactggccagaaatcctcccttctcatttacttctaacctcataaagtcgttagccagagtctgaatctctctagccaatgggcgtctagaaacttgtaagtgggctaaactacccatgctccctgcttttctacttaaggcgtctgccacaacattagcctttcccgaatgatacaaaatagtgatgtcgtagtccttcagtagttccatccatctcctctgtctcaaattcaaatctttttgagtaaagacatactgtaggctacgatgatctgtatagacctcacacttaaccccatataaataatgtctccattgctttaatgcaaacactactgcagccaattTCAAATCATGGGTCAGGTAATTGCGTTCGTGCACCTtcaattgccttgaagcataagcaattacattcttctcttgcattagtactgcacccaaaccagaataggatgcatcacaataaacaatgaagttcttaccttccacgggcaaggtgagaattggtgcagtggtcaacaaagtcttgagcttctaaaagctttcttcacactcgtccgaccatacaaatggaacattctgcttagtcaagttcgtcaattgggaagcaatggaagagaatcccttgacaaatcgatggtaatagctagctaaaccaacaaagctccttatttctgacacattagtaggtcttacccaattcttcactgtttcaatcttagaaggatccaccatcacgccctccttagacaccacgtgccccaagaaggacactgaatctagccaaaactcacacttggagaatttggcatagagCTTCTTCTCTCTCAGCATTTCcagtaccattctcaaatgctcctcatgttctttcttgctctttgagtatatcagtatatcatcaataaatacgatcacaaagagatccaaatatggcttaaaaatcccgttcatcaagctcatgaaagcagcaggggcattcgtaagaccaaaagacatcactacaaactcgtaatgcccatacctggtccgaaaagcagtctttggcacatccgttgctcgtattttcaattgatgataaccggatctcaagtcaatcttagagaagacacaagcaccttgtaactgatcgaacaagtcatcaatgcgaggaatgggatacttgttcttaatatttaccttgttcaactgtctgtagtctatgcacatccgaaaactcccatcctttttcttcacaaataataccggagcaccccaaggagatgcacttggtctaataaagtctttgcttagcaactcttgaagttgtgactttaactctcttaactccacaggagccattctataagggggtatagaaatggggcgagtaccaggttcaagatcgatgcagaagtcaatatctctatccggtggcataccaggaaggtctgcaggaaacataTCTAAAAAttcgcggactatcgaaaccgactcaattgaaggtacttgggtagtgtcattcctgagatgtgccaagaaagctagacaacccttactaaccattttcttatcacgaagaaaggagacgatacgaaccggattggaagtgtagtcgccctcccacactaacggatctgtcccaggcttggctaacgtcactgttttagcattacaatccaagatcaaaaaattcggagaaagccaagtcatacccagaattacatcaaaatcaacaatttctaagataaccaagtctaaaTAAGTATTGttccccacaaaattcaccaaacaagacctatatatcctttcaactattacagactcacccaccggagtagacacacgaataggtatgccaagcaattcataatgtaaattaagaccattagcaaatgaggaagatacatatgaaaatgtggagccaagatcaaataatacagaatccatgcaatcacaaatcaaaagattacctgtgataacaacatccgatgtctccgcttcagaccgcccagggaaggcgtaacaatgggccctgtcacctgtttgtccgttgcccctaccatgttgtgctgtagtggctacagtttgcccatcaccccggccgttttggtgaccaccattacctcgaccaccacgtcctccagaatgacggcctcttccatgaccacctctacctctgactatgggaggtctgtaattctgttttggacaatacctcttgatgtgtccagtctccccacatccataacattctctggattcaagcattggtctctgtgagaatgacgaagtctgggaaTAACCTCCAacctcagagaaatgttgaccggtctgaggtggacccccaactacagtctgtagtgaggactgaattggtcggactgagtaacctcctgaacactgtcctctggagtaagaaccattaaactcacctccctttcgaaacctttttgatgtcaatgccatggtgaagtcatctggcttcactccttccacctctatcacgaagtccaccacttcttgaaaggattttgccgtagccgctacctgtaaggctgaaatccgcaattctgacctcaaccccttcacaaaacggcgaatccgctcttgtggactgaaacaaagttgggtggcatacctggataatgcacgaaacttagcctcatatgccgtaaccgacatcctaccttgctctaggctcaagaactcatctcttttcttatccctcaaagtccgggggatatacttctccataaacaagctagagaatgatgcccaagtcataggtggtgcctctgttggttgacactcaacatgcgaccgccaccatattttggcgttcccttgaaactgataagtcataaactcaacaccaaaccgttctactatacccatcttgtgtagtagctcatgacagtcaactagaaaatcgtaggcatcctcagattcagcacccttgaagactggaggtttcaatttcaagaacttactgaaaagttcatgctgatcatttgtcattatcgaccttgtagtcagacgaggaaacgtgcctatttccaatgaggcatccatgcggggagccatagtagccgcatgttgtacctccgaaacctgaggtgctggtgcagaaaacagtGGAGGTgtctgaccttgatcagataacccgctaagataagaaagaacctgattgatcatctctggggtaggttggggtggaaatttctcattctgtacttgctcattttccccatccttaccctctcttactacttcctcagtcggtggaggagtcaccaccctagtaccagatgggccaggcgttcgtcctcttcctctagaggacgtcctcccgcgacctctaccgcggtctcttgccactgctcctctttgagctacagtctcagtggctggctcagatgcatcttgtcttgctgatgttgatgttggcgcggttgttgttgctctagttctaaccatctgcgaaatagagtgaagatggtcagataccaatttgtatcacctagataccaattggatccaagtaatagcacgaaagaaagaaagaatgaatgaaattttcctaaagtcttatagcctctcaaagaaaagtaaaggcatccccctaccgttccttaagactctactagactcgttcttgtgtgatgagaccaacgaacctaatgctctgataccaagtttgtcacgacccaaatcgggtcgcgactggcacccacacttaccctcctatgtgagcgaaccaaccaatctaaaccttaacatttcaacataatatcaacagaaagtaatgcggaagacttaaactcataaataaaaaccaattcaataacttctaaaaactcaacaactattattatccccaaaatctggaagtcatcatcacaagaacatctacttcaaattactaaatctaagagtatctaagaagctaaaatacataaatagctagtccatgccggaacttcaaggcatcaagacatgaagaagaagatccagtccaagctagaagcgttagctcaccctgaaatccgatgtaatgaagactggctagagttgcggttgagttgaagacgacggtacgtttgctgtactccacaaataacaaagaaagaaacaacaagtaggggtcagtacaaacacaagtactgagtaggtatcatcggccaactcaaaatagaaaacagtatatatcagataacatcataaaatcaactaatatccttagcatgcaacatttacaattaccataacccttggttacaacaccaagcacatcaatgaggactcacgcctcctcatcatactaatttgggaattaggtttattagattgagtatattaacatctttcaagattcattatctttattcctctcgtgtcggtacgtgacactccgctcctcatatactatcctggtgtcggaacgtgacacccgatccatattttatcctggtaccggaacgtggcacccgatccatatactatcctggtgccgaaacgtgacactcgatccatatactatcctagtgtcggaacgtgatactccgatcctcatatactatcctggtaccggaacgtggcaccggatcccctaatctcactactttcattcatcaagccttcttttacactaaggcatcatcattaacaaagtagattagggtttctcaagatttaggattcaatagttttatcatgcttattttatcacaattacataatcacattcgtgcaagcatacaatta encodes the following:
- the LOC104646292 gene encoding uncharacterized protein → MVRTRATTTAPTSTSARQDASEPATETVAQRGAVARDRGRGRGRTSSRGRGRTPGPSGTRVVTPPPTEEVVREGKDGENEQVQNEKFPPQPTPEMINQVLSYLSGLSDQGQTPPLFSAPAPQVSEVQHAATMAPRMDASLEIGTFPRLTTRSIMTNDQHELFSKFLKLKPPVFKGAESEDAYDFLVDCHELLHKMGIVERFGVEFMTYQFQGNAKIWWRSHVECQPTEAPPMTWASFSSLFMEKYIPRTLRDKKRDEFLSLEQGRMSVTAYEAKFRALSRYATQLCFSPQERIRRFVKGLRSELRISALQVAATAKSFQEVVDFVIEVEGVKPDDFTMALTSKRFRKGGEFNGSYSRGQCSGGYSVRPIQSSLQTVVGGPPQTGQHFSEVGGYSQTSSFSQRPMLESRECYGCGETGHIKRYCPKQNYRPPIVRGRGGHGRGRHSGGRGGRGNGGHQNGRGDGQTVATTAQHGRGNGQTGDRAHCYAFPGRSEAETSDVVITANVPSSSTQPQL